Proteins from a genomic interval of bacterium:
- a CDS encoding acyl-CoA thioesterase, with protein sequence MEAKPVSASSAEFTHLVLPSDTNALGTIFGGRIMSWADIAAAIVSSRHCRRATVTASMDALHFISPIKLGDIVVLKASVNYTHRTSMEIGVKIESENPITGERRHTASAYMTFVALDEAGRPCDIPQVLPETPDEKRRFEEGQRRRAERIEWKSSLKAKRPN encoded by the coding sequence ATGGAAGCCAAACCCGTCTCCGCCTCCTCCGCCGAATTCACCCACCTGGTCTTGCCCAGCGACACCAACGCTCTCGGCACCATCTTCGGCGGACGGATCATGTCCTGGGCCGACATCGCGGCCGCCATCGTCTCCAGCCGCCATTGCCGGCGGGCCACGGTCACCGCCAGCATGGACGCGCTGCACTTCATCTCGCCGATCAAGCTCGGCGACATCGTCGTGCTCAAGGCCTCGGTCAACTACACTCACCGGACCTCGATGGAGATTGGGGTCAAGATCGAATCGGAAAATCCCATCACCGGCGAGCGCCGCCACACCGCCAGCGCCTACATGACTTTCGTGGCCCTGGATGAGGCCGGCCGGCCCTGCGATATCCCCCAGGTCCTGCCCGAAACGCCCGACGAAAAACGCCGATTTGAAGAAGGCCAAAGGCGCCGAGCCGAGCGTATCGAATGGAAATCGAGCTTGAAGGCCAAGCGCCCGAATTGA
- a CDS encoding carbonic anhydrase gives MEKLVKGILEFRRNLSPEVRESFAKLALGQKPDVLFVACSDSRVVPNLFASTNPGDLFVVRNVGNLVPSWEELGAGKGDSSVGAALEFSVGALKVKDIVICGHSECGAMQALIEKPVNSEMPYLSSWLKNGLPAMKEKKLPLQETPGLSQANRLSQLNVLMQIQHLRTYPFIRSALRKGVLRIHGWWFDIHNAEVHAYKSGIQSFVLMDEKEVENTLLDLENTNA, from the coding sequence ATGGAAAAGCTGGTCAAAGGCATCCTCGAATTCCGCCGCAATCTCTCGCCCGAGGTCCGCGAAAGCTTCGCCAAACTCGCCCTGGGACAAAAGCCCGACGTGCTCTTCGTCGCCTGCTCCGACAGCCGGGTCGTCCCCAACCTCTTCGCCTCGACCAACCCCGGCGATCTCTTCGTCGTGCGAAACGTCGGCAACTTGGTCCCGAGCTGGGAAGAGCTCGGCGCCGGCAAGGGCGATTCCTCGGTGGGCGCGGCGTTGGAGTTTTCGGTGGGGGCGCTGAAGGTGAAGGATATCGTGATCTGCGGCCACTCCGAGTGCGGAGCCATGCAGGCCTTGATCGAAAAGCCGGTCAACTCCGAGATGCCTTATCTTTCCTCCTGGCTCAAGAACGGCCTGCCGGCGATGAAGGAAAAGAAGCTTCCGCTCCAGGAAACTCCCGGCCTGAGCCAAGCCAACCGCCTTTCCCAGCTCAACGTCCTCATGCAGATCCAGCATCTTCGAACCTACCCCTTCATCCGCAGCGCTTTGCGCAAAGGCGTGCTGCGCATCCACGGCTGGTGGTTCGACATCCACAATGCCGAGGTCCACGCCTACAAGAGCGGCATTCAGAGTTTCGTGCTGATGGATGAGAAGGAGGTCGAGAACACCCTGCTCGACCTGGAGAACACCAACGCCTAA
- a CDS encoding energy transducer TonB has translation MTEDQKNMRRVAIFALLSLLFHVLLGGFFYTMQERMRAKAPPPPPEQEVVWVDAAALPPPPIPVVSGANLQIADIAKPKVEKVPEKTRFASKYNSSVPEETVARVPKNARLDSETDEDGKRGDNADLPAPKPEKKVAMKEPEPEPPAPSELEKPEKEEPAEKSVSLDDLALKPTDFKDYLPKEKKDSKKVAMKEPASSKKERFELPRLGRPGAPGEPDNFVNDFFPDVKIGGKTYLNTAAFPDVQYFTQLKRIFRMRFNPSTPLRAHFAGNRVVVGKVNVSMAVTVSADGRLKELFVIKSSGIPGYDEEALRTIRESAPFAAPPAKVMEGGELRMNWNFITYL, from the coding sequence ATGACCGAAGACCAGAAAAACATGCGCCGCGTCGCGATATTCGCGCTGCTTTCGCTGCTCTTTCACGTGCTGCTGGGCGGGTTTTTCTACACGATGCAGGAGAGAATGCGGGCCAAGGCTCCGCCTCCGCCGCCCGAGCAAGAGGTGGTCTGGGTCGATGCCGCCGCCCTGCCGCCCCCGCCGATCCCGGTGGTTTCGGGAGCCAATCTTCAGATCGCCGACATCGCCAAACCCAAGGTCGAGAAGGTCCCGGAGAAGACCCGTTTCGCAAGCAAGTATAATTCCAGTGTTCCCGAGGAGACGGTCGCCCGGGTGCCCAAGAACGCCCGGCTCGACTCCGAGACCGACGAGGACGGCAAGCGCGGCGACAACGCCGACCTCCCGGCGCCAAAGCCCGAGAAGAAAGTCGCGATGAAGGAGCCCGAGCCGGAACCGCCGGCGCCGTCCGAGCTCGAAAAGCCGGAGAAGGAAGAGCCGGCCGAAAAGTCGGTATCGCTCGACGACCTCGCCCTCAAGCCCACCGACTTTAAGGACTACTTGCCCAAAGAGAAGAAGGATTCGAAAAAAGTCGCGATGAAGGAGCCTGCGAGCTCCAAGAAGGAGCGCTTCGAGCTTCCGCGACTCGGCCGGCCCGGCGCTCCGGGCGAGCCCGACAATTTCGTCAACGACTTCTTTCCCGACGTCAAGATCGGCGGCAAGACCTACCTCAACACCGCCGCCTTCCCGGACGTCCAATACTTCACCCAGCTCAAGCGGATTTTCCGGATGCGCTTCAACCCCTCGACGCCGCTCCGGGCCCATTTCGCCGGCAACCGGGTCGTCGTCGGCAAGGTCAACGTCTCGATGGCGGTGACAGTCAGCGCCGACGGCCGGCTCAAGGAGCTCTTCGTCATCAAGTCCTCGGGCATCCCGGGCTACGACGAGGAAGCCCTGCGCACGATCCGCGAATCAGCCCCCTTCGCCGCTCCGCCCGCCAAGGTCATGGAGGGCGGCGAGCTCCGCATGAACTGGAACTTCATCACGTACCTTTAG